A window from bacterium encodes these proteins:
- a CDS encoding TetR family transcriptional regulator C-terminal domain-containing protein: MQRRLIASAAIDVINDVGLDGARLRDVAQAANVTTGAVMHYFDGKDAVLEAALEEAVRRILEKQDSPRGRTGPMDVRRFIKSACAYLPIDAGSRQEWRVWLAFWGRAIADERLRALHRQYYAEIVERLIGLLPAIRTTDLPPAPSQMRRCADALIAAIDGIGTRATLEPEHWPPDRQRETLETLLLPLLTAFANGSSDS; encoded by the coding sequence TTGCAACGACGCCTCATCGCCAGCGCGGCGATCGACGTCATCAACGATGTCGGGCTGGATGGGGCCCGGCTACGCGATGTCGCACAAGCCGCCAATGTGACGACCGGAGCCGTCATGCACTACTTTGACGGCAAGGATGCCGTCCTGGAGGCGGCGCTTGAGGAAGCGGTTCGCCGCATCCTTGAGAAGCAAGATAGCCCCCGTGGCAGGACAGGTCCGATGGACGTTCGGCGGTTCATCAAAAGCGCATGCGCCTACCTCCCGATCGACGCGGGCAGCCGTCAGGAATGGCGCGTTTGGCTTGCCTTCTGGGGGCGGGCCATCGCTGATGAACGGCTGCGCGCGCTGCACCGCCAATACTATGCGGAGATTGTCGAGCGTTTGATTGGGCTGTTGCCAGCCATCCGGACGACGGATCTCCCCCCTGCCCCCTCCCAGATGAGGCGCTGCGCGGACGCGCTGATCGCGGCGATAGACGGCATCGGCACGCGAGCGACACTGGAGCCCGAGCACTGGCCGCCAGATCGCCAGCGTGAGACGCTTGAAACTCTGCTCTTACCCCTTCTCACGGCGTTCGCCAACGGCAGCAGCGACAGCTGA